One genomic window of Hippopotamus amphibius kiboko isolate mHipAmp2 chromosome 10, mHipAmp2.hap2, whole genome shotgun sequence includes the following:
- the LOC130830246 gene encoding uncharacterized protein LOC130830246 isoform X3, giving the protein MSVRARVQLRVDVRAREAAGGSEEEEEEEEEEEEEKEEERSLGQSEPESRPRRRRRRRRRRRETNPGRASRRGEERGPENSLK; this is encoded by the exons ATGTCCGTGCGCGCGCGAGTCCAGCTGCGCGTGGATGTCCGTGCGCGC GAAGCAGCTGGCGGCtcggaggaggaagaggaggaggaagaagaggaggaggaggagaaggaggaggagcggAGCCTGGGACAAAGTGAGCCAGAGTCcaggccccggcggcggcggcggcggcggcggcggcggcgggagacGAACCCAGGACGCGCctccaggaggggagaggagcgaGGACCGGAGAACag TTTGAAATGA
- the LOC130830246 gene encoding U1 small nuclear ribonucleoprotein 70 kDa-like isoform X1 codes for MSVRAKQLAARRRKRRRKKRRRRRRRRSGAWDKVSQSPGPGGGGGGGGGGGRRTQDAPPGGERSEDRRTELRRRRPQINEETRCQVPPALVRPEVTTRASRERWDRMQAAQEERDAVARMPRCPGDTLA; via the exons ATGTCCGTGCGCGC GAAGCAGCTGGCGGCtcggaggaggaagaggaggaggaagaagaggaggaggaggagaaggaggaggagcggAGCCTGGGACAAAGTGAGCCAGAGTCcaggccccggcggcggcggcggcggcggcggcggcggcgggagacGAACCCAGGACGCGCctccaggaggggagaggagcgaGGACCGGAGAACag AATTAAGACGACGTCGCCCTCAGATTAATGAAGAGACGCGGTGCCAGGTGCCGCCGGCTTTAGTAAGACCTGAAGTCACTACCCGCGCATCCCGAGAGCGTTGGGACCGGATGCAGGCGGCTCAGGAGGAGCGGGATGCGGTCGCGAGGATGCCAAGATGTCCAGGAGACACCCTGGCCTGA
- the LOC130830246 gene encoding uncharacterized protein LOC130830246 isoform X2, with product MSVRARVQLRVDVRAREAAGGSEEEEEEEEEEEEEKEEERSLGQSEPESRPRRRRRRRRRRRETNPGRASRRGEERGPENSRNTHYKY from the exons ATGTCCGTGCGCGCGCGAGTCCAGCTGCGCGTGGATGTCCGTGCGCGC GAAGCAGCTGGCGGCtcggaggaggaagaggaggaggaagaagaggaggaggaggagaaggaggaggagcggAGCCTGGGACAAAGTGAGCCAGAGTCcaggccccggcggcggcggcggcggcggcggcggcggcgggagacGAACCCAGGACGCGCctccaggaggggagaggagcgaGGACCGGAGAACag CCGTAACACacattacaaatattaa